In Puntigrus tetrazona isolate hp1 chromosome 22, ASM1883169v1, whole genome shotgun sequence, one genomic interval encodes:
- the rnd3a gene encoding rho family GTPase 3a translates to MKERRSIQKLSLQPGMDPSQSLKCKIVVVGDSQCGKTALLHVFAKDCFPENYVPTVFENYTASFEIDKQRIELSLWDTSGSPYYDNVRPLSYPDSDAVIICFDISRPETLDSVLKKWKGEIQEFCPNTKMLLVGCKSDLRTDLTTLVELSNHRQTPVSYDQGSAMAKQISAPYIECSAVQSENSVRDIFHVATLACVNKNNKNIKRNKSARSNKRISHMPSRPDLAAVATDLRKDKAKSCTVM, encoded by the exons ATGAAGGAGAGAAGATCTATACAGAAACTGTCCCTTCAGCCCGGTATGGATCCGAGTCAGAGCCTCAAATGTAAGATCGTGGTCGTGGGGGACAGTCAGTGTGGGAAAACCGCTCTGCTCCACGTTTTTGCCAAGGACTGTTTCCCAGAG AATTACGTGCCCACTGTGTTTGAGAATTACACAGCAAGTTTTGAGATTGACAAGCAGAGAATAGAGCTCAGCCTGTGGGACACCTCAG GCTCCCCGTATTATGACAACGTCAGGCCGCTTTCATATCCAGACTCTGACGCTGTCATCATATGCTTTGACATTAGCCGACCAGAAACCCTGGACAGCGTCCTAAAGAAG TGGAAAGGGGAGATCCAGGAATTCTGTCCCAACACAAAGATGCTGCTCGTCGGATGCAAGTCAGACCTTAGAACGGACCTCACAACTTTAGTGGAGCTGTCCAATCACAGACAGACACCGGTGTCGTATGATCAG GGTTCAGCAATGGCTAAACAGATATCCGCACCTTACATTGAATGCTCCGCAGTGCAGTCAGAAAACAGCGTGCGGGACATTTTCCACGTGGCAACATTGGCTTGTGTAAataagaacaacaaaaacatcaagcGCAACAAATCGGCACGTTCCAACAAGCGCATCTCGCATATGCCTAGTCGACCAGACCTGGCTGCCGTCGCAACAGACCTACGCAAAGACAAAGCAAAGAGCTGCACAGTAATGTAA